A segment of the Xenopus tropicalis strain Nigerian chromosome 6, UCB_Xtro_10.0, whole genome shotgun sequence genome:
TATTTAGTGTACACGTATTTAATACTGTAAAACCAAGTGCACGGAATAGTAAGTtggattaaaggaaaaagaaaggctAATTCACTGGGCGCggggagtgccaaatgttaggcacctcctagggattgtaattgcttacctaaaacccctggccggtgcttctgttaggagaaaactacacCAGCCAGGGGTTAATGCAGGTGAACGATGCAATTTGATGCAGTCCTGGAGCCTGTGCATGCCCAGTTTAGCAAAAAGGCAACTTATTTGTTAAAGTTCAGATTTTCACTCCACTGCACATGCACGAAGACTGAAGAAGGAAGCGGATCACTTTGTCACATACACCCCGGAGAAAACTGCACAGAACAGTGTGTATGCGATGAAGCGATACTCTTTTCAGGTGTTTAGGGATttcaggtaagctattacaatcactgggggttgcctaacacTTTGGCAACCCCCATACCCCCCCAGTGTTTGTAACTTtcctattcctttaaaggggtcaCAAGCTCCCCCCCCAGTCTTGTGGGCAATAATGAATAACATCTAGCGCAAGTTTTTATCTGGGCaaaaaattatcattaaaattaaaaatgcccTTCTGTTACAGCTTTGTATAGTTCCTTATGGGTCTCTGTTTCAAATAAGCCAAAAGCACAGTAAAAAGTGGGTAGCAAATCAAAGTCCTCTGTTCACACAAGCAAACATAATctgcagttccctgtcaggtccttctagctgctgattggtggGCATCCTATACTGCAGAGTTCTAAGTGCCTTTAGCTCTCCTGCAGAGTCTGGAAAGAGGGAAGCAGGAGGCCAAATGGATGGTTGGTTGTTTGGAAAAATTTTGATTAAAGCAGATAAAAATGCAACTCTTAATTGCACaatctttaaaggagatgtttactagtgatgagcaattttttttgtcaggcatggattcccagtgaaattccacatttcaccatcagTGAAACTTCTGCAGAATTTTGCCGTGAAAAATTTACAGTTGCATCCAAAAAGGCACCGTTGCTTCAGAAACGTTGTGTGATACCTGCGTTTCGTTTTCACTGCTTTGCTAATTTTtacacagattcactcatcactaatgtttacctttaaattaattttatacatatatatatatatatatatataggcattgatCTTAATCACATACCCTAAACCTACAAACAAGAATTCTATGGCTCACAAATTGAATCAAAGAGTAGAGTATCTTCCAGAGGAATGGCCCCAGGGATACCATCAGGGGGCATTTCCGTTTTCCTCTTTGCTTTGTTTATCTCATGATATaacagcacaagccctattcatggtGAATACTGCTGAAAAAGCAGTAATGTATAGCCTAGGGTTCTCCTTTAGTTTGCTTAAGTACTGGGTCCTGTATCAGTTACTTACTATTTGTTTGAACCAAGCCTTACTGCAAAAGGAGGCCTCACACACTGGTTGCTAATGTGCAGTGCTCCCATTGAAGCTTAGCCTGCCATCAATGTATTGCTTTCAGAACCTGTGCAACTACAGAAGTCCTGACTCTCAGTAATGGCACCATGGACAATCAGAGTCAACATGTATGACATTTAAGGTAGGGGTAAGCAAAAGTAGATGTAATTCTGGAGTGCAAAAACCTTTGCTCAGGGTGCAAAAGTACAGAAAACATGGTTACTTGAAGCCAAAGTTTCACTTCCTACCTTGCCCTCTACttcttaaatgacccctattataaTTGCTATTCAATTCaaaaattaaatggaaaataaaacaggggtcatttataagaatattattatattaaggtAAAACCCAATTTGTTTAAACTGTGGCTtcagtgcacattttttttaaaaacatatagcTCAATTGACAAATAGATGTGACATGATTACTTTCATATTATGCCAAACTTTTTGTTAATTAATTGAAATCATTGTAGagtggcatttaaaggagaactacacccccagctataaaagccctcTTAAATGGCCTGCATCGACCCCTCACTTCTCCTTTATCACATACTCTaaaacttaaaaaactgcccatgtctcaaaccccaacctaaaagtgCAGAGCAGCACAGCTGCGTACATGGGCACCATCTTCTGTTCAACAAGgacatggaccctgcttgagcatgcgcagttggggctaTTAGAAATCAGCatcaactgagcatgctcaagcagggtccgtgttggcggtgagacccgaagcttCTACAATTGAACAGAATATGATGCCCAGATACCCAGcagcgctgctctgcatttttaggttggggtttgcgatCAAAGGGCAGTTTTTAAATTACAgagtatgcaataagggagaggtgagggaggggtcgaggcaggccagttaagggggcttttacagtggaggaaataattatttgacccctcactgattttgtaagtttgtccaatgacaaagaaatgaaaagtctcagaacagtatcatttcaatagtaggtttattttaacagtggcagatagcacatcaaaaggaaaatcgaaaaaataactttaaataaaagatagcaactgatttgcatttcattgagtgaaataagtttttgaacccctaccaaccattaagagttctggctcccacagagtggttagacacttctactcaattagtcaacctcattaaggacacctgtcttaactagtcacctgtataaaagacacctgtccacagaatcaatcaatcaagcagaatCCAAACTCTttaacatgggaaagaccaaagagctgtccaaggatgtcagagacaaaattgtagacctgcgcaaggctggaatgggctacaaaaccattagcaagaagctgggagagaaggtgacaactgttggtgcgattgtttgaaaatggaaggagcacaaaatgaccatcaatcgacctcgctctggggttccacgcaagatctcacctcgtggggtgtcaatgattctgagaaaggtgaaaaagcatcctagaactacacgggaggagttagttaatgacctcaaattagcagggaccacagtcaccaagaaaaccattggaaacacattacaccgcaatggattaaaatcctgcagggctcgcaaggtccctcctgctcaagaaggcacatgtgcaggcccgtctgaagtttgccaatgaacacctgaatgattctgtgagtgactgggagaaggtgctgtggtctgatgagaccaaaatagagctctttggcattaactcaactcgctgtgtttggaggaagaaaaatgctgcctatgaccccaaaacaccgtccccaccgtcaagcatagCTGGGGTCTGataaggtaaatacagccataagcactcacagaaacacagcactgagtcctctttcaataggaacacaggatttcttgtctccttttttgtaaacatgttcaaggtatctgacttcctctctcagaaaaatgcttcattcccggggccagagtctgcgcagttctctcctctctcccctctcctgctcccccctcccataagaattcataaatctcactcccccctcccttaggaatgtgtgatctgagctataacagctatgaagaccaagctaaaatggcagctgcaatcttaatatacagagaaagcttttaggccatactcaggtatggcaatgctttccgcagaataaatatagtgttctaggtggcactaatgtggcaaatctattggcagtaaaatgccaaaatgactttccttttcctgacAATATGGTTGTCTTCTGGATTTAATTCTGATCTGGGAATCATCTAAAAGCAGTTTTCCTCCATGCCTGTATGGGTCTCCTAGTCCTCTTTCCACTATATACACTCTGTACCCTCAAATCCTGGTACACAATTATAAATTAACCCAATGGAAGTATTTTTGGGaatgaaaaacacaataaaacacaatACTTCATCCATGtctataataaaacatttattggaaTTTTACTTGCACAGTCAATCAAATTGTCACATGTTTTTCTAAGGGACAGAATAGGCCAAACCTAAAACGTTAAATAGGAGttttgttggtacaggtatgggacctgttatgcagaatgctcgggacccagggctttccagataagggatctttctgtaatttggatctccatgccttaagtctactaaaaaataatttaaacataatttaaatccaataggattgtctgcctccaataaggatttgttaTATCATAGTtaagattaagtacaaggttattatgttattatttattattttttatcattattattaattttgaATGCAAtagtaattactgtatattaaaacaGCTGCAGTTGCTTAATACAGAAAGGGCTGACAAAACTGTAAATTGTACAAATGTAAACTTTGGCTAACTGCTTCTATATTTGTCCAGTTTGACCGTCCATATGAAAATCCATATAGTAATGATCCACTAATTCAGCTAATGACCTGAACACTGGAACTGAATGAAAAATGGGTGGGTACTTCTATAACTGCTGATGCTTCATTCATTTGGAATGTGTTATGGTCTGTCCAAACAGCCAAGATGTAAAAGTAAAGCTGAAATTGGTGAAACTTCCCTCAGATATGCAGAATTTCTATTTTTAATACATATTATGGTGCAGACAGATCTAAATAGGGATTTAGGGTCTTACAGTCTTCCCTAATACGATGTATGTAATAACTGACACACAAGGCTCACAGACAGACCTATGTGTGCTTTAACTAATTCCCCTTACAACATTAATATAAAAGATAGTGATTAGACAGTTCATAGCATTTCCTTAAACTTACATTTAATATTTGAAACATTTTTGATAAATTAAGTTGAAAGCCTTTCTAAAACTTTTGTGACACATTGGATATAGGACAGGGTTAATAGCGGAGTTAGTCCATAACAACCAGGCTGTGACTTTATACCAGAAAAAGTCAATGCAATAACCTTGACAGGCAGCACGAATGCTCACAAGAAAAGAATAAGGAGCCCAGCAAAGGGCAAAAACAGAGACCAAAATTGTAAGAGATCTTGCAACTTTCTTGTCCCGAGATAGTTTGATAACACTGACTCGGTTTGGTGGCCCAGACATTGTCTGAGAGCTGGGCTCAAAGCTTTGTTTGGCAAAGTCATTGACTGTCTTATTTAGAGAAGAATCAACCTTCTCTTTCCCTTTTGGACATGATAGAACAATATGGGTTGCTATGATGTAGGGGGAGGCTTCGGTTTTCTGCTCCTCTGACATTTGACAAGAATTCCTTTTTTTCCTACTTCGTTTCTTAATGTTCCAGTAGATTCTCATATTAAAGAAAGAAATGCTGATCATTGGAAAAGCAAAATCCAAAGAAGATGCACAGAGAAGAAAATACCATGCATCAAAGAATCCTGCCCGGCAGCTGTACTCATTAGTTTCATATGTCCCAGTTAGAATCTCCCAAAAAATAATTGCTGGCCCGTAGATGAGAAATGAAAATATCCAGGCCACCACCATTTTAAGAGCAGTCTGACTGTGTCTTCTTTGTTGTGTGCGATATAAAACCTGCGTGAGAAACATCAGCCTGTTTATTTGCACAATTCCACATACTGTAAATATCACTAAGAtagtattattattgttttattgttattaataataataataatgatgaaagAAGAGCACTGTCAGTGAACTGGCACTACAAGTAGGGATGACATTGTACATAATTACTTGGCTATGTGGGGCAAAGAGTGACAAATgcatattttgtataatttttaacTCACCCATGCCaataatgaatgtttttttaattccatcatagtagtttatatatatatatatatatatatatatatatatagatagatagatagatagatagatagatacaagcagtaagaacactgtttggcttattttccaccagtgttaaaggtggtaaACAAGTAGCACCAGGTTAAAATACCTGGTTGTGCAGCAGCTAATACTGTTAATCATTGAAACGGCCTAGGAAAAGCCGGATAAGTTAgtcctggagtgaatggagggttaattggttAGGTCCTCTATTCCGTACCCAGTTtagtattttgatttggccagctgtaagtagctgcctgattaggctgcaggtgagcagcaaatataAGGGTATTGAGTTGGATATATATAAAAACTaagattatttattatattattataatttattgcatttatttcaagTCAATATTCAAATATTCATTGACTTTCACGGATTAAGGATTTAGGTGGTGTTAGAGCTCAACACTGCTGCACCCCAGAGAACTAAATGTTATTTGACTGATGAAAGCACCCAAACTCATCCTGATTAATTAAGCTTATTGATCTGCCCTGGTCTGTGTTAAATTCTTAAAAACTTTCATGAAAAAGTGTTCCTGAAAGTgttctgtagtgatgagtgaatctgtatcGTTTTGATTTGCCGAAAAAGTTGTGAATCCTTCAAAAGATTCTCAAAACAGggaaaatgacgcacgtcaaaaatttcaattttgtcgcctgtttcacccaaaaaatctgccaatggcgaaacatgaaaagtcaccatgaatccatgcctggcaaattttttcgcccatcgcTAGTGTTCAGTAACTGTGCTAAACCTCACATTAAATACTCATGCAATATACAATAGTCATACTGTGATAAAGTGCTTGCatagcagtgggttaaatgattcTGATGTTTTAGTAACAGTAACTtctggtacatttattataacatggcaggCAAGACTGGATTGCTCCATGCTGGCTCTCAGCTTAGACAGGAAATTTGAAACAGGAACAGGATAGTTAATCGtaagacaaatggcaaaacagtaggaatgcccttaaccaaaatgtccacacaagcaTATGTTACTAGATATACCAATATCCAGCCTGCTTTTGTTAATGATTTACAATTATGATTCCCTTAGAGATCTATGACCCCAATAACTGAGCATTTCAAAAGGTAAAAAATGTTcactattttccctttaaagaataagtaaactttttttttttcaattagtaaaattattctaaacagcctccagaattacttacctttgtcccagcattctctctgacctgtttcctcagtcagaaggtattctttttggttgcttccttgtgcagagtgaagccccgcccccacttcctgttcagttctctcttcaattcgacaaggttgtcggagtggagagccttctgtgcatgcctggaggcagcaggagacagtctgtgcattagctgtttttttttttttgatgagagacctgaacaggaagtgggggtgggacttcactctgcacaaggaagcaacgataaagaataccttctgactgaggaaccaggtcagagagaatgttgggacaaaggtaagtaattctgggggctggggggtttagagtaattttactcatagaaaaaaaagggTTAAACTACAGACTACATGAAATTACAGATGGACCATGTTTTAACATTGCAATTGGCTTTACACAGAGCAACATAAATCTCACTTTTTCTTAAAATAAAGTGACAGGCTGTGCGGTGTTTAGCCATACATTTTGCcctatcagtagtgatgggcggaatCATTTGGCAGACA
Coding sequences within it:
- the hrh4.d1 gene encoding histamine H3 receptor, which codes for MQTLRLYKDSPINFSTTNETTGLEKYFAEGTNVLLIILIALLIILIVLGNSIVILAFIVDKRLRSQSNFFLLNLAICDFLVGAFSIPLYIPFLFSGKWMLGRFLCKLWLILDFTTSAASAFGVVLISYDRFLSVTKAVLYRTQQRRHSQTALKMVVAWIFSFLIYGPAIIFWEILTGTYETNEYSCRAGFFDAWYFLLCASSLDFAFPMISISFFNMRIYWNIKKRSRKKRNSCQMSEEQKTEASPYIIATHIVLSCPKGKEKVDSSLNKTVNDFAKQSFEPSSQTMSGPPNRVSVIKLSRDKKVARSLTILVSVFALCWAPYSFLVSIRAACQGYCIDFFWYKVTAWLLWTNSAINPVLYPMCHKSFRKAFNLIYQKCFKY